In Lacibacter sp. H375, one DNA window encodes the following:
- the paaC gene encoding 1,2-phenylacetyl-CoA epoxidase subunit PaaC — protein sequence MSASLIDYTLHLADTTLILSQRNSEWCGHGPILEQDIAITNISLDLLGQARNFYQYAATLRNDGSTEDSLAYLRTEREFKNVLLVELESGDWGQTILRQFLFSQFQHLLFQQLQQSTDEQLAAIAAKANKETTYHLRWSSEWVIRLGDGTEESHKRMLHAIDELWRYTGELFEAADYETAIGIDLASIKQTWTEKVTAVFDEAKLPVPENVFMQSGGKKGIHTEQLGYILTELQYLQRTYPGAKW from the coding sequence ATGAGTGCTTCACTAATAGATTATACATTACACTTAGCAGATACAACACTGATCCTTTCGCAAAGGAATAGTGAATGGTGTGGACACGGACCAATACTGGAACAGGATATTGCCATCACCAATATTTCATTAGACTTACTTGGGCAAGCAAGAAATTTTTATCAATACGCAGCAACGTTGAGGAACGATGGTTCAACGGAAGATTCATTAGCTTACTTACGAACCGAACGTGAGTTTAAAAATGTATTGCTTGTTGAACTGGAGAGCGGCGATTGGGGACAAACCATTTTACGTCAATTCCTGTTCAGTCAGTTTCAACATTTATTGTTTCAACAACTGCAGCAAAGTACAGATGAACAGTTAGCAGCTATTGCAGCAAAAGCTAATAAAGAAACAACCTATCATCTTCGTTGGAGCAGTGAATGGGTGATTCGTTTGGGCGATGGTACAGAAGAAAGTCACAAACGCATGTTGCATGCCATTGATGAACTATGGCGTTACACCGGTGAACTATTTGAAGCTGCAGATTATGAAACAGCCATTGGTATTGATCTTGCTTCCATCAAACAAACATGGACAGAAAAAGTAACGGCTGTATTTGATGAAGCAAAACTTCCTGTTCCTGAAAATGTATTTATGCAGAGCGGCGGTAAGAAAGGAATTCATACAGAACAACTCGGTTATATCTTAACAGAATTACAATACCTGCAACGCACTTATCCGGGAGCGAAGTGGTAA
- the paaB gene encoding 1,2-phenylacetyl-CoA epoxidase subunit PaaB — translation MNFQIRKFYYGDIPEEKGGASNYQTQADAAGWPLWEVFIRSKQGLDHKHVGSLKAADAQMAIENARDVYTRRMEGVSIWVVESKYIHASNPDEAESLYDPANDKVYRHPTFYDLPDEVKHM, via the coding sequence ATGAATTTTCAGATAAGAAAATTTTATTACGGCGATATCCCTGAAGAAAAAGGAGGAGCCAGTAATTATCAAACACAAGCTGATGCGGCCGGCTGGCCTCTGTGGGAAGTGTTCATCCGCAGCAAGCAAGGTCTCGATCATAAGCATGTTGGTAGTTTAAAAGCTGCTGATGCGCAAATGGCCATCGAAAATGCACGTGATGTTTATACAAGACGTATGGAAGGGGTAAGTATTTGGGTAGTTGAAAGCAAATACATTCATGCCAGCAATCCTGATGAAGCAGAAAGTTTATACGATCCTGCGAATGATAAAGTATACCGTCATCCTACTTTTTATGATTTGCCCGATGAGGTAAAGCATATGTAA
- the paaA gene encoding 1,2-phenylacetyl-CoA epoxidase subunit PaaA produces MSLHDFEQVFQSKIDQEIKIEPKEWMPDAYRKTNIRQISQHAHSEIVGMLPEGNWISRAPSLKRKAILMAKVQDEAGHGLYLYCAAETLGMSREQMIDDLHSGKAKYSSIFNYPTLTWADMGAIGWLVDGAAILNQVMLCRTSYGPYARAMVRICKEESFHQRQGFESLLVLSKGTDEQKAMCQDAINRWWWPSLMMFGPKDSESTNSDQSMKWKIKRKTNDELRQQFVDMCVEQVKLLGMTLPDPHLKWNEERGHYDFGEIDWNEFWNVVKGNGPCNKERLNARRKAHEEGRWVREAAAAHAEKRKQQPQTPKGALAAA; encoded by the coding sequence ATGTCATTACATGATTTTGAACAGGTATTTCAGAGCAAGATCGATCAGGAAATTAAGATCGAGCCCAAGGAATGGATGCCCGATGCCTACCGGAAAACGAATATCCGGCAGATCAGTCAGCATGCACACAGCGAAATTGTAGGGATGCTGCCAGAAGGTAATTGGATCAGCCGTGCTCCATCGCTCAAACGCAAAGCTATTTTGATGGCGAAGGTGCAGGACGAAGCCGGCCATGGTTTGTACCTCTATTGTGCTGCTGAAACATTAGGCATGAGCCGTGAACAAATGATCGACGACCTACACAGCGGCAAAGCCAAATACTCTTCCATCTTTAATTATCCCACCTTAACATGGGCTGATATGGGTGCCATTGGCTGGTTAGTGGATGGCGCCGCCATTCTTAACCAGGTAATGTTGTGCCGCACCAGTTACGGACCATATGCAAGAGCAATGGTGCGAATTTGTAAAGAAGAAAGTTTTCATCAACGCCAGGGTTTTGAATCGTTGCTAGTGTTATCGAAAGGAACCGATGAACAAAAAGCCATGTGCCAGGATGCCATCAACAGATGGTGGTGGCCAAGCTTAATGATGTTTGGACCGAAGGATAGCGAAAGCACCAACAGCGATCAAAGCATGAAGTGGAAGATCAAACGCAAAACAAATGATGAGTTGCGTCAGCAGTTTGTAGATATGTGTGTAGAGCAGGTGAAATTATTAGGCATGACCTTGCCCGATCCGCATTTGAAATGGAACGAGGAACGTGGTCACTATGACTTTGGTGAAATTGACTGGAACGAATTCTGGAATGTGGTGAAAGGAAATGGCCCTTGTAATAAAGAACGATTGAATGCACGCCGCAAAGCACACGAAGAAGGAAGATGGGTGCGAGAAGCAGCAGCGGCACATGCGGAGAAAAGAAAACAACAACCCCAAACCCCTAAAGGGGCTTTAGCAGCAGCTTAA
- the paaE gene encoding 1,2-phenylacetyl-CoA epoxidase subunit PaaE codes for MSIHFHPLRVKEVKKETSDCVSVLFDVPENLKEEFNFTQGQSLTMRAIINGEEVRRTYSICSSPLERQLKVAIKKVEAGAFSIFANEDLKQNDVLEVMTPIGRFYTTLDASNRKNYVAFAAGSGITPLLSIIKTTLAIEPDSTFTLVYGNKTRSSIIFFEELEGLKNKYINRFNLIHILSREKTDADLNFGRITKEKCSDLFSKLLNVKTVDEFFICGPEDMIFSVKDFLESNGVTEKKIHFELFTTPGQNKASRHKAHATSEEGPKSNITVKLDGRSFNFAIPFNSETTILDAAMQQGADVPYACKGGVCCTCKAKLLVGEVKMDVHWGLEQEEIEQGFILTCQSHPTTENVTVDFDVK; via the coding sequence ATGTCTATCCATTTTCATCCTTTACGAGTTAAAGAAGTAAAAAAAGAAACAAGTGATTGTGTTTCTGTGTTGTTTGATGTTCCTGAAAACTTAAAGGAAGAATTCAACTTCACACAAGGACAAAGCCTTACCATGCGTGCTATTATAAATGGTGAAGAGGTAAGACGTACGTATTCTATTTGCAGCAGTCCATTAGAACGTCAACTGAAAGTTGCCATCAAGAAAGTGGAAGCTGGTGCCTTCTCAATTTTTGCAAACGAAGATTTGAAACAAAATGATGTGTTAGAAGTAATGACTCCAATAGGTCGTTTCTACACAACACTTGACGCATCCAATAGAAAAAATTATGTGGCCTTTGCTGCCGGTAGCGGCATCACTCCGCTTCTTTCCATTATTAAAACAACGCTGGCAATTGAACCTGATAGTACGTTCACCTTGGTGTACGGAAATAAAACCCGTTCATCCATTATCTTCTTTGAAGAACTGGAAGGTTTGAAGAATAAATACATCAACCGGTTTAACCTCATTCATATTTTAAGCAGGGAAAAAACAGATGCTGATCTGAATTTCGGCAGAATCACGAAAGAAAAATGCAGCGACCTCTTCAGCAAACTGCTGAATGTAAAAACGGTCGATGAGTTTTTTATCTGCGGACCGGAAGACATGATTTTTTCAGTGAAAGACTTTTTAGAAAGCAACGGCGTAACTGAAAAGAAAATTCATTTCGAACTGTTTACTACACCGGGACAGAATAAAGCCTCAAGGCACAAGGCACATGCTACAAGCGAAGAAGGCCCAAAAAGTAATATCACAGTTAAGTTAGATGGAAGGAGTTTTAATTTTGCTATTCCGTTCAACAGTGAAACAACCATTCTTGATGCAGCTATGCAGCAAGGCGCTGATGTTCCTTATGCCTGCAAAGGCGGTGTGTGCTGCACCTGCAAAGCCAAACTGCTAGTTGGTGAAGTAAAAATGGATGTTCATTGGGGTTTGGAGCAGGAAGAAATTGAACAGGGTTTTATATTAACCTGCCAAAGTCATCCCACAACCGAAAACGTAACGGTTGATTTCGATGTGAAGTAA
- a CDS encoding TetR/AcrR family transcriptional regulator, translated as MGKLKVPKNGNRKDLIVKAGAALFREKGFGAASMRDLAENLGIEAASLYNHIRSKNEILESVCFNVANRFNLHLDEIESGSLTPIKKIETLLRFHIQQMIDNYEEVMVSDREWKHLDEPYRSNFHTQRRNYRKRLALIIEDGMKKGEIKKIDAPTAVVILLHSVSGIESWHRSTAKISGNELEDNMVLIMIDGLRK; from the coding sequence ATGGGAAAACTGAAAGTGCCAAAGAATGGCAACCGCAAAGACCTCATTGTAAAAGCCGGCGCCGCCCTCTTCAGGGAAAAAGGTTTTGGTGCAGCCAGTATGAGAGACCTGGCTGAGAACCTTGGTATTGAAGCCGCAAGCTTGTACAATCACATACGTTCCAAAAATGAGATATTGGAATCGGTATGTTTTAATGTAGCCAATCGCTTTAACCTGCATTTAGATGAAATTGAAAGTGGCAGTCTTACGCCGATCAAAAAGATCGAAACCTTGCTTCGCTTTCATATTCAGCAGATGATCGACAACTACGAAGAAGTAATGGTGAGCGACAGAGAGTGGAAACACCTGGATGAGCCTTACCGTTCTAACTTCCACACGCAGCGTCGTAACTACAGGAAACGACTTGCTTTGATCATTGAAGACGGTATGAAAAAAGGTGAGATCAAAAAGATCGATGCACCGACGGCAGTTGTAATTCTGCTTCATTCTGTAAGCGGTATTGAAAGCTGGCACCGTTCCACTGCCAAGATCAGTGGCAATGAGCTGGAAGACAATATGGTGTTGATCATGATTGATGGGTTAAGAAAATAA